From Trichoderma atroviride chromosome 1, complete sequence, one genomic window encodes:
- a CDS encoding uncharacterized protein (EggNog:ENOG41~TransMembrane:2 (i50-73o85-104i)) produces MPIMGWLWPWKRSDPSPASFEKALSGLSKKIATTQSRLEWTRLRFRKIKVLGTLYTSFAYLVAVIVLLLVVGYPNLGPMDWTGMAGGPVFIYTTRVVITGYYNFRIENLEAKLKALQEERQDTIQKLKEATKYESTLELLEKYGGAQGKDGNPQIKIKEDAPQQQQQAGFTLPERTHIPPPATANIPRRDLSPASFASSRPVTPLTQSVTSNDEPSAIGQHLLRPQSAQSQHHGFPPPPPQAAAEPHWYDRIFDVLLGEDEAAAKNRIVLICQVCRLVNGQAPPGTKSLSELGMWKCMACGSRNGEMDEGKRIVREVLKSHAKKGGKAAAAQDNTTNTATTLVTDLGDDQAEPETSTESQPTTPLSAASQPPSPLEDSHPATLKPRRSTRNKRS; encoded by the exons ATGCCCATCATGGGCTGGCTTTGGCCCTGGAAG AGAAGCGACCCCTCTCCAGCTTCCTTCGAAAAGGCCCTCTCCGGCCTCTCCAAGAAGATTGCCACCACGCAATCTCGCCTTGAGTGGACTCGTCTGCGGTTCCGCAAGATCAAGGTGCTGGGAACGCTGTATACGTCCTTTGCCTATCTGGTTGCTGTCATTgtcctgctgctggttgTTGGATATCCAAATCTGGGGCCCATGGACTGGACTGGCATGGCCGGAGGTCCTGTATT CATCTACACTACGCGCGTGGTCATCACAGGCTACTACAACTTTCGGATTGAGAATCTCGAAGCAAAGCTAAAGGCCcttcaagaagagcggcAGGACACCATCCAGAAGCTCAAAGAGGCAACCAAGTATGAGTCTACTCTTGAGCTCCTTGAAAAGTATGGTGGTGCGCAAGGCAAAGACGGCAACCCCCAGATTAAGATCAAGGAAGACGCtccgcagcaacagcaacaggcTGGATTCACGCTGCCTGAAAGAACTCACATCCCACCCCCAGCAACTGCAAACATCCCTCGGCGTGATCTCTCACCGGCCTCcttcgccagcagcaggccggTTACCCCCCTGACCCAAAGCGTCACTTCAAACGACGAGCCGAgcgccattggccagcaCCTGCTTCGCCCCCAGTCCGCCCAGAGCCAGCACCACGGCTtcccgccaccgccgcctcaGGCCGCCGCAGAGCCTCACTGGTACGACCGCATCTTCGACGTCCTCCtcggcgaggacgaagccgccgccaagaacCGCATCGTCCTGATATGCCAAGTCTGTCGCCTGGTCAACGGCCAGGCCCCACCCGGCACCAAGAGCCTCAGCGAGCTCGGCATGTGGAAGTGCATGGCCTGTGGATCGCGTAAcggcgagatggatgagggaAAGCGCATAGTAAGAGAAGTTCTTAAATCGCACGCCAAGAAGGGGggcaaagcagcagctgcccaGGACAACACCACCAATACTGCCACAACTCTCGTAACTGACCTTGGTGACGATCAAGCCGAGCCTGAAACCAGCACGGAGAGCCAGCCTACGACGCCCCTTTCCGCTGCTTCGCAGCCCCCTAGCCCCTTGGAGGACAGCCATCCCGCAACGCTCAAACCCAGGCGTTCTACTAGAAACAAGAGGTCGTAG
- a CDS encoding uncharacterized protein (EggNog:ENOG41~antiSMASH:Cluster_1.3~SMCOG1062:glycosyltransferase, MGT family), with product MAIQPKRVLFVTDVEPGELNVFLATAQSVRDADYTVEIHLATPPGFDDDVPAGATYHQINGLPLMQAVQDHFNSKQSGPTYPLSFIQPPGFRNTRKAIKDAAAVHMPYTGRQMVDLFASIVNIIRSVDPTLIVVNSCMAAGLTACYHLDVKFICLSPKSIKEFAALEQPRGARLWKFPALFSGFPYPVPWHKVLLNAYYVNFTTKAFKKDPQRKDVQSYLTAHTVLKTPMDLIRRRPDNVKILVASLPQLDFPLKIPAHVVACGPIIRHPVSVWVSEPDLAEWLAEGRTIYINMGTLVKMTEDQAVELAKALKIVINELDKDVKKGRIQVLWKLRKYGAYSVFLPGCRIEQVLCQAFQQDRIRVKEWIQADPLAVFRTGSVVCSIHHGGANSYNEAIVAGIPQVIIPAWSDCYDYAQRAEYLGIGLWGTRNMKNGWSARELSTKILGVIVGQFSVGVKKRCNVLKQICEFSGSGADFAALMILRECEPQLLD from the exons ATGGCAATTCAACCAAAGAGAGTCCTGTTCGTCACGGATGTTGAGCCCGGCGAGCTCAACGTCTTCCTCGCTACCGCCCAGTCTGTCCGCGATGCAGACTACACTGTTGAAATCCACCTCGCTACTCCTCCTGGCttcgatgatgatgttccTGCAGGTGCTACCTATCACCAGATCAACGGCTTGCCGCTGATGCAGGCAGTCCAAGACCACTTCAACAGCAAGCAAAGCGGCCCTACCTACCCGCTGTCTTTCATCCAACCTCCTGGTTTTAGAAACACTCGCAAAGCGAtcaaagatgctgctgcggtCCACATGCCGTACACGGGACGCCAGATGGTTGATCTCTTTGCCTCTATTGTCAACATCATCAGAAGTGTTGACCCTACTCTGATTGTGGTGAACAGCTGCATGGCAGCTGGCTTGACGGCTTGTTATCATTTGGATGTCAAGTTCATTTGCTTGAGCCCTAAATCCATCAAGGAGTTTGCAGCATTGGAACAGCCTCGAGGAGCTAGACTTTGGAAGTTTCCTGC GCTCTTCTCCGGATTCCCGTATCCCGTCCCCTGGCACAAGGTCCTCTTGAACGCATACTATGTCAATTTCACTACCAAGGCATTCAAGAAGGACCCCCAGAGAAAGGATGTTCAGTCATACCTGACCGCCCACACAGTTCTCAAAACTCCCATGGATCTTATCCGACGTCGCCCTGACAACGTCAAGATTCTGGTGGCTTCTCTCCCCCAACTGGATTTCCCGCTCAAAATCCCCGCTCATGTTGTTGCCTGTGGCCCCATCATTCGCCATCCGGTCTCTGTTTGGGTCTCCGAGCCTGACTTGGCTGAGTGGCTCGCAGAGGGACGAACCATCTATATCAACATGGGAACCCTCGTCAAGATGACTGAGGACCAGGCTGTAGAGCTAGCGAAAGCCTTGAAGATTGTCATCAACGAGCTTGATAAAGATGTCAAAAAGGGTCGTATCCAGGTGCTTTGGAAGCTCAGAAAGTATGGCGCATACTCTGTGTTTCTGCCCGGATGCAGAATCGAGCAAGTTCTCTGCCAAGCATTCCAGCAGGACCGAATCCGAGTCAAAGAATGGATCCAAGCCGACCCTCTTGCTGTATTTCGAACCGGCTCTGTCGTCTGCTCTATTCATCATGGAGGAGCAAACTCTTACAATGAGGCCATTGT TGCCGGCATCCCTCAAGTCATTATCCCCGCGTGGTCCGACTGCTACGATTATGCTCAGCGTGCTGAGTATCTCGGCATCGGCCTCTGGGGAACTCGTAACATGAAGAATGGCTGGTCGGCACGGGAGCTCTCTACCAAGATCCTGGGGGTGATTGTGGGCCAATTCTCGGTCggggtgaagaagagatgcaaCGTGCTGAAGCAGATTTGCGAATTCAGCGGTAGTGGTGCAGATTTTGCGGCTTTGATGATCCTGAGAGAGTGCGAGCCTCAGCTGTTAGATTga
- a CDS encoding uncharacterized protein (EggNog:ENOG41~antiSMASH:Cluster_1.3): MKVLCLHGAFGSASNFKVQLGIFTDATTRTGVEFKWINGFTKATPPPGFDDYFGAPPLYRFMDIDGMSELEQLIVKIRDMPQGSSPEDTMRKLVANKEQFAAPAVIDSMNRLLQLLDDDPEIDSILGYSEGATTAATLILEEQRLFREQGRPRRIKSAIFFAGWPPCPDRRRACPDAPRR; the protein is encoded by the exons ATGAAAGTACTCTGTCTGCACGGAGCCTTTGGCAGTGCTTCT AACTTCAAAGTCCAGCTTGGCATATTTACCGATGCCACAACGCGAACTGGCGTCGAGTTCAAATGGATCAACGGGTTTACAAAAGCGACGCCACCGCCTGGCTTTGACGACTACTTTGGCGCTCCGCCGCTGTACCGATTCATGGACATTGACGGCATGAgcgagctggagcagctgatTGTTAAGATTAGAGACATGCCTCAAGGAAGCTCGCCCGAAGACACGATGCGGAAGCTTGTGGCAAATAAAGAGCAGTTTGCTGCCCCAGCTGTGATTGACAGCATGAATCGGCTGTtgcagcttctggatgaCGATCCGGAAATTGAT AGCATCCTTGGTTACTCTGAAGGAGCAACGACGGCAGCGACGTTGATTCTCGAAGAGCAGCGCCTCTTCAGAGAGCAAGGCCGTCCTCGACGCATCAAG AGCGCCATCTTCTTTGCCGGCTGGCCCCCCTGTCCAGATCGTCGACGGGCGTGTCCAGACGCTCCTCGCAGATGA
- a CDS encoding uncharacterized protein (EggNog:ENOG41~antiSMASH:Cluster_1.3), with product MTSVLATMSANSGRAASVSDKLPLPMSPPISPYTKYASSNASNADNTPSTPQSSTIQDPVLYPIDEASPSGLPQPPLFAPVEDEDTHMQIVDDHVRALKSTANIFTVVPPPRREDYNLMISIKSQVLKNFNSNPRAWLKNERAYLKADRDAAIGARRLPAIQPAKPIAAKPARSQRADRVLDRVTSRVSKPQAPRPIRSSGVPNPAATAASSALVSTLAVARSTAGRRRPSATPEPSRRIVAPSREDKNFQMLQDFCPPLASLSDRAASQLKPEWKGQPIDLSNDPNRKLLHPAELNLASGLRLDCATYLTSKRRMFMRRLERFQNGKEFRKTDAQQACKIDVNKASRLWTVFHNAGWLEPHWMVPFKDVKIESTTR from the coding sequence ATGACTTCGGTCCTCGCCACCATGTCGGCAAACAGCGGCCGCGCTGCCTCGGTGTCTGacaagctgccgctgcccaTGTCGCCGCCCATCTCGCCTTACACCAAGTATGCCTCCAGCAATGCCAGCAACGCCGACAACACTCCAAGCACGCCGCAGAGCTCGACCATCCAGGATCCCGTTCTGTACCCAATTGATGAGGCGTCGCCATCGGGCCTGCCTCAGCCGCCATTGTTTGCACCtgtcgaggatgaagacACTCACATGCAAATCGTCGATGACCATGTCCGAGCCCTCAAGTCCACCGCCAACATCTTCACCGTTGTCCCGCCTCCACGCCGTGAGGACTACAACCTGATGATCTCCATCAAGTCGCAGGTCTTGAAGAACTTCAACAGCAACCCCAGAGCGTGGCTGAAAAACGAGCGAGCCTATCTCAAGGCCGATCGCGATGCCGCCATTGGAGCTCGTCGTCTGCCTGCTATCCAGCCGGCCAAGCCAATTGCAGCCAAGCCAGCCCGATCTCAGCGCGCTGATCGAGTCCTTGATCGAGTCACCAGCCGGGTCTCCAAGCCACAGGCTCCGCGACCAATTCGCTCCAGCGGTGTTCCCAACCCTGCTGCAACTGCTGCTTCCAGCGCTTTGGTTTCGACCCTTGCTGTTGCTCGATCTActgctggccgccgccgtcctAGTGCTACGCCGGAGCCATCTCGCCGCATCGTTGCTCCCAGCCGCGAGGACAAGAACTTCCAGATGCTCCAGGACTTCTGCCCGcctcttgcttctctttcgGATCGTGCTGCGTCCCAGCTCAAGCCAGAGTGGAAGGGCCAGCCCATCGACCTCAGCAACGACCCCAACCGCAAGCTGCTGCACCCTGCCGAGCTCAATCTTGCCAGCGGCCTTCGTCTGGACTGTGCCACGTACCTCACCAGCAAGCGACGCATGTTTATGCGACGTCTCGAGCGCTTCCAGAACGGCAAGGAGTTCCGCAAGACTGATGCCCAGCAGGCCTGCAAGATCGACGTCAACAAGGCTTCCAGACTCTGGACTGTCTTCCACAATGCTGGCTGGCTCGAGCCTCACTGGATGGTCCCATTCAAGGACGTCAAGATCGAATCCACCACCCGCTGA
- a CDS encoding uncharacterized protein (EggNog:ENOG41) yields the protein MEVDKTKPGLLDMPNEILIQIGTLLVRAGDIAALARACQRLNRLLGDYLYRDNEKNGKGSCLMWAANLDKIETFQRAIRAGVRLQDHGYLVFVVSCSGSSRVAEVVLASPGADVMAEDTDGWTPMTLAASYGHPHIVQQLVEHGADISSLTRGGWSPVNLACCHGRFGVAKLLLDGYGASMECESETGWSALRSAAAYGHTEILNYLLGRGADIKVRNNVGWTCLHSAADEGHTSAVQALLDHGANPEDTAYQGWTALTLAADKGHHDTVELLLERGVDVEQSCTNQWTALCMAADHGDLYIIKLLLDHGANIAVRAAGGLFPLSLAATNGHYPAANLLIHYGADIHMTTNAGWTPLMMASDSGHAEVAKLLIDKGADIEARSETGWTALVCAADGRHLYACKVLLGHGANLMATTHAGWTPSIRAAHSGGLRLLNLFLQVHGLDMDHLDNCGRSPFFHAAMRGHVGIIKKLLPMTQMANHRDRYGTTPIFAAARNGHRRVVELLIEAGLANFEERDFLGATLFASAQRSKKKQFVKFLKRYAQQAGIPIWLGDPAGQRTRYKYDYSACQCGICGRSSVHEEQAYVCDTCAGGLIICAECISLGQMCEDGTHVWRAHKCCWNHHFGTVPEYRAANTNMEADGDGDGDVDEAVGVDDGNGTANNAAGGENGFGDFDISEDIYDADVDGNDVDGNDVDGDDVDGDDMVADVGNV from the coding sequence ATGGAAGTGGACAAGACCAAACCCGGGCTACTCGACATGCCCAACGAGATCCTCATCCAGATTGGGACTCTGCTCGTTCGCGCTGGAGACATTGCAGCTCTCGCAAGGGCCTGCCAACGCCTCAACAGGCTACTCGGCGACTACTTGTACCGGGACAACGAAAAGAACGGCAAAGGCTCTTGCCTGATGTGGGCTGCCAACCTAGACAAGATTGAGACATTCCAAAGGGCCATTCGAGCTGGCGTCCGTCTCCAAGACCACGGCTATCTCGTTTTTGTCGTCTCGTGCAGTGGAAGCAGCCGAGTGGCCGAGGTGGTGTTGGCGTCTCCTGGGGCCGATGTAATGGCTGAAGACACAGACGGATGGACGCCCATGACTCTTGCGGCCAGCTACGGGCACCCGCACATTGTCCAGCAGTTGGTGGAACACGGCGCCGACATCTCGTCGCTCACCAGGGGCGGCTGGTCGCCGGTGAACCTGGCCTGTTGCCATGGAAGATTTGGTGTCGCAAAGCTCCTGTTGGACGGCTACGGGGCTTCAATGGAGTGCGAAAGCGAGACTGGCTGGTCGGCACTGCGATCTGCCGCTGCCTATGGTCACACAGAGATACTCAACTACCTCCTCGGAAGGGGGGCCGATATCAAAGTCAGGAACAACGTTGGCTGGACTTGTCTGCACTCGGCGGCCGACGAGGGACACACGAGCGCGGTTCAGGCTCTCCTCGATCATGGGGCGAACCCGGAAGATACTGCGTATCAGGGGTGGACTGCCCTGACTCTCGCTGCCGACAAGGGCCATCACGACACGGTCGAGCTCCTGCTCGAGAGGGGGGTTGACGTTGAGCAGTCGTGCACCAACCAGTGGACTGCTCTTTGCATGGCTGCCGACCATGGTGATCTCTACATAATCAAGCTTTTGCTTGACCATGGGGCGAACATTGCGGTGAGGGCAGCAGGTGGACTGTTTCCGCTCTCTCTGGCTGCAACAAATGGCCATTATCCTGCTGCCAATCTCTTGATACACTATGGGGCTGATATCCACATGACCACCAACGCAGGCTGGACTCCTCTCATGATGGCCTCGGATAGTGGGCATGCCGAAGTTGCAAAGCTCTTGATCGACAAGGGCGCCGATATAGAAGCCAGGAGCGAGACCGGATGGACAGCTCTTGTCTGTGCCGCCGACGGCCGCCATTTATACGCCTGCAAGGTCCTCCTGGGCCATGGCGCCAATCTCATGGCCACGACTCATGCCGGATGGACTCCGAGCATCAGAGCAGCCCATTCTGGGGGGCTTCGGCTTTTGAACCTCTTTCTGCAGGTCCATGGGCTTGACATGGATCATCTCGACAACTGTGGCCGCTCGCCATTCTTCCACGCCGCCATGCGAGGGCATGTGggcatcatcaagaagcttctCCCAATGACGCAGATGGCCAACCACAGAGACCGTTATGGGACAACGCCAatctttgccgctgccagaAACGGCCACCGCCGCGTAGTAGAGCTTTTGATCGAAGCGGGCTTGGCAAACTTTGAAGAAAGGGATTTCCTAGGCGCCACGCTCTTTGCCTCGGCCCAGagatcgaagaagaagcagtttgTCAAGTTCCTCAAGCGATATGCGCAGCAGGCGGGAATCCCAATCTGGCTGGGCGATCCTGCGGGCCAGCGCACGCGGTACAAGTACGACTATTCGGCATGCCAATGTGGCATCTGCGGCCGATCCAGCGTGCATGAGGAGCAGGCGTATGTCTGCGATACGTGCGCCGGCGGGCTCATAATCTGTGCGGAATGCATCAGCCTGGGCCAGATGTGCGAAGATGGCACGCATGTGTGGAGAGCGCACAAGTGTTGTTGGAACCACCACTTTGGGACGGTGCCCGAGTATCGAGCTGCGAATACGAATATGGAagctgatggtgatggtgatggtgatgttgatgaggccGTTGGAGTTGATGATGGTAATGGTACAGCTAATAatgctgctggtggcgagAATGGATTTGGTGACTTTGATATTAGCGAGGATATCTACGATGCTGATGTCGATGGGAATGATGTCGATGggaatgatgttgatggggatgatgttgatgggGATGATATGGTTGCCGATGTTGGCAATGTCTGA
- a CDS encoding uncharacterized protein (EggNog:ENOG41~antiSMASH:Cluster_1.3), whose product MADKPAASHARFRAAQQASTHFDKILNASAAASQKSVASDSLHRHPSLSSHSQSQSQPRVQLSTLAPSPIHALFNNNRQSAIESRTMAANFPHSDSAAVAQPATKAAPVPKASNRLDISNLMSPP is encoded by the coding sequence ATGGCTGACAAACCCGCCGCAAGCCACGCACGTTTCCGCGCCGCCCAGCAAGCTTCCACTCACTTCGACAAGATCCTCAACGCATCAGCTGCCGCGTCTCAGAAGTCGGTTGCTTCTGATTCTCTGCATCGTCacccatctctctcttctcattcACAATCTCAGTCGCAGCCCAGAGTTCAACTCTCCACCCTGGCCCCTTCTCCTATTCACGCCTTGTTCAATAATAACCGCCAATCGGCCATTGAATCTCGCACAATGGCCGCCAATTTCCCCCACAGCGACTCGGCCGCTGTCGCCCAGCCAGCAACAAAGGCTGCCCCGGTGCCCAAGGCCAGCAACCGGCTGGACATTAGCAATCTCATGTCCCCCCCCTGA
- a CDS encoding uncharacterized protein (antiSMASH:Cluster_1.3), with protein sequence MAMDVGRARHCIAQPVKARSSSSSRGLSQTDGEENKQQDEQMQMQCNPKHASLAVQCCAVHTSRLLTKLSLTSPVQKVIPRRVPASSM encoded by the exons ATGGCGATGGACGTGGGAAGAGCGAG GCATTGCATTGCGCAGCCGGTGAAGgcacgcagcagcagcagcagcagaggcctcTCGCAGACTGACGGCGAAGAGAACAAACAACAGGACGAgcaaatgcagatgcaatGCAACCCGAAACACG CTTCGCTTGCTGTACAGTGCTGTGCTGTTCACA CCAGTCGTTTGCTCACCAAGCTAAGCCTCACCTCGCCCGTTCAAAAGGTCATACCAAGACGAGTGCCAGCGAGCAGCATGTGA
- a CDS encoding uncharacterized protein (TransMembrane:1 (i74-93o)~antiSMASH:Cluster_1.3) — protein sequence MAAFRQVNQYINSSNSLVEASQPVSHPTGLPTSSSSPEALQAAHDWVPSEMERGVGVATKLKCSDSRYKPKESLTTWLLFFLFFLLCSPPPSITTITNQLHIPSPH from the exons atggccgcATTCCGTCAAGTCAATCAATACATCAATTCATCAAACAGCCTAGTCGAGGCAAGCCAGCCAGTCAGTCACCCCACCGGCCTGCCCACCagttcatcatcaccagAGGCGCTGCAA GCCGCACATGACTGGGTCCCGAgtgagatggagaggggAGTGGGCGTAGCAACAAAGCTCAAGTGC AGTGACAGCAGATATAAGCCCAAAGAGTCTCTCACAACctggcttctcttcttcctcttctttctcctttgctcaccaccaccatcaatcaccaccatcaccaatcAACTACACATTCCATCTCCACACTAG
- a CDS encoding uncharacterized protein (EggNog:ENOG41), whose amino-acid sequence MHPPAPPPPPGPPPPQASDSVEKPPQASDSLEEPPQASDSVEDPPQASDSVEDPPQASGSLEVPSKARRSTTRTGKNKKKNKKKKGRGGRAASPAPSTTRSATPSVAADETEDDTPTKTPATPTTPATSAPPASDAPEAATDAQGQDTAALEAQIALLNQEIEVKDKEIDRLSKQRKTEEDLREEIETLQENLINIGQDHVEDRQRIKEFQEEKKKLTTEITALEKQVAAMGSIANASSQAQEELKTLIKDYQDLKEKFGTVSSDLEASQQLAQSRFKEVTELREVMQKLQPEVKSLRQDSAELKKAKEELAAKVKEFKDLEKKAKELERNLATSRQEAADHVSETKTLKDKLAAETEAKTQLENSQRVSGRDLRKADAEKIELSAKSEKVERELHKVQEEISKLRPRVTDLEDQVHKLKREKAAAQEETEFKAKQYTTAQGLLSSMRDQVSEMTVQLKESQSQARSLEEELGEVQHLLQERTREGETMRRLLADVDQQAETKIRDMRNRMEAAIAERERLEDESSTTMRKNAKAVGELKSRVRELEGEVKDLRSEREGVEQRERTLRRRNQELESVESRSETEAADLRTTISSLRSALDASEQQVRDGERLKTSLRKDYESLQLMYDKMSKELKAIQAKATATATPTSGTTSRTSIDSTRTSSVSGELSEVLYLKTILLQFLEQKDNRLRAQLVPVLGKLLKFDKADEKKWLAAVQHIEVR is encoded by the exons ATGCACCCCCCCGCGCCTCCACCACCCCCAggacctcctccaccacagGCTTCTGATTCTGTGGAGAAACCACCGCAAGCTTCTGATTCTCTGGAGGAACCACCACAAGCTTCTGATTCTGTGGAGGATCCGCCACAAGCTTCTGATTCTGTGGAGGATCCGCCGCAAGCTTCCGGCTCGCTGGAAGTTCCATCTAAAGCTAGGCGGTCGACGACGCGCACCggcaaaaacaagaagaaaaacaagaagaagaagggccgCGGTGGCAGAGCTGCTAGTCCCGCTCCCTCCACTACCCGCTCCGCTACTCCCTCTGTAGCTGCAGACGAGACTGAAGATGACACGCCGACTAAGACTCCTGCCACTCCTACCACTCCTGCCACCTCcgctcctccagcttctgaCGCTCCTGAAGCTGCCACAGAtgcccaaggccaagataCTGCTGCCTTGGAGGCTCAAATCGCCCTGCTGAACCAGGAAATTGAGgtcaaagacaaagagattGATCGACTATCCAAACAGCGTAAGACTGAGGAGGATCTTcgcgaggagattgaaaCTCTGCAGGAAAACCTGATCAACATTGGCCAAGATCACGTCGAAGATAGGCAACGCATCAAGGAGTtccaagaggagaagaagaagttgacGACAGAGATTACCGCTTTGGAGAAGCAAGTTGCTGCCATGGGCTCCATAGCCAACGCCAGCTCGCAGGCGCAAGAGGAGCTGAAAACTCTCATCAAGGACTATCAAGATTTGAAGGAGAAGTTTGGTACTGTCAGTTCTGATCTTGAGgcgtcgcagcagctggcgcAAAGCCGCTTTAAGGAGGTGACTGAATTGCGCGAAGTTATGCAGAAGTTGCAGCCTGAGGTTAAGAGCTTACGCCAGGACTCTGCTGAGCTCAAGAAGGCCAAAGAGGAGCTTGCGGCCAAGGTCAAAGAATTCAAGgatttggagaagaaggcaaaggaaCTGGAGCGGAATCTGGCCACTTCTCGACAAGAGGCGGCCGACCACGTCTCGGAGACCAAGACTCTCAAGGACAAGCTGGCAGCAGAGACTGAAGCAAAAACCCAGCTGGAGAATTCCCAGCGCGTGTCAGGGCGAGACCTTAGAAAGgccgatgccgagaagaTTGAGCTGAGTGCCAAGTCGGAGAAGGTGGAGCGCGAGCTGCACAAGGTCCAAGAGGAGATCTCCAAGCTTAGACCGCGGGTGACGGATCTCGAGGACCAGGTGCACAAGCTGAAGCGcgagaaggcggcggccCAGGAGGAGACTGAGTTCAAGGCCAAGCAGTATACCACGGCCCAGGGCCTGCTGAGCAGCATGCGCGACCAGGTGTCGGAGATGACGGTGCAGCTCAAGGAGTCGCAGTCCCAGGCACGATCCCTGGAAGAGGAGCTTGGCGAGGTGCAGCATCTGTTGCAGGAGCGCACCAGAGAGGGCGAGACAATGCGGCGGCTCCTTGCAGACGTGGACCAGCAGGCCGAGACCAAGATCCGGGACATGCGCAACCGAATGGAGGCGGCAATTGCCGAGCGGGAGCGCCTCGAGGACGAGTCCAGCACCACGATGCGCAAGAACGCAAAGGCAGTCGGAGAGCTCAAGTCTCGAGTGCGAGAACTCGAAGGGGAGGTTAAGGACCTTCGCAGCGAGCGTGAGGGAGTCGAGCAGCGCGAGCGGACCCTGCGCCGCCGCAACCAGGAGCTTGAATCAGTCGAGAGCAGAAGCGAGACGGAGGCTGCAGATTTGCGAACCACAATCTCGTCGCTGCGGTCTGCCTTGGACGCCTCTGAGCAGCAGGTCCGAGACGGGGAGAGGCTCAAGACGTCCCTGCGCAAGGACTACGAATCGCTGCAGCTCATGTACGATAAGATGTccaaggagctcaaggcgatccaggccaaggccacggccacggccacacCAACGAGCGGCACGACGTCTCGCACGTCGATAGATTCGACTCGCACCTCGTCTGTCAGCGGCGAACTGTCTGAAGTGCTGTACCTCAAGACGATTCTGCTGCAGTTCCTGGAGCAAAAGGACAACAGACTGAGGGCGCAGCTGGTGCCCGTCTTGGGCAAGCTCCTCAAGTTTGACAA ggctgatgagaagaagtGGCTCGCTGCGGTTCAACATATCGAAGTTCGttag
- a CDS encoding uncharacterized protein (antiSMASH:Cluster_1.3) produces the protein MTTADGGGEGIIMAERSEKSQSDSVQLGPIETQLTASCRWRVSWIILVKPLYREQYLTLAALVCSGREESRLQETPLTPLITYFSFPSSVETHARMRRLV, from the coding sequence atgacgacggctgatggagggggggagggaatCATCATGGCTGAGCGATCCGAGAAAAGCCAATCCGATTCAGTCCAGCTTGGTCCGATCGAAACCCAATTGACAGCCAGCTGTAGATGGAGAGTCAGTTGGATTATTCTTGTCAAGCCTCTTTACCGAGAGCAATATCTTACCCTTGCTGCACTGGTTTGCTCCGGCCGAGAGGAGAGTCGACTCCAGGAAACTCCATTAACTCCATTAATCActtatttctcttttccgtCATCTGTCGAGACACACGCGCGGATGAGACGACTTGTTTAA